Proteins from a single region of Pseudomonadota bacterium:
- a CDS encoding 3-phosphoserine/phosphohydroxythreonine transaminase yields QEASRSRMNVVWRLPTEDLEKKFLDEAGKKGFSGLKGHRSVGGCRASMYNAMPVEGATQLAAFMADFKKANA; encoded by the coding sequence TCAAGAGGCCTCGCGCTCGCGCATGAACGTCGTCTGGCGGCTCCCGACCGAGGACCTCGAGAAGAAGTTCCTCGACGAGGCCGGCAAGAAGGGCTTCTCGGGGCTCAAGGGCCACCGCTCGGTCGGCGGCTGCCGCGCGTCGATGTACAACGCCATGCCGGTCGAGGGCGCGACCCAGCTCGCCGCCTTCATGGCCGACTTCAAGAAGGCGAACGCGTAG